The following coding sequences lie in one Danio rerio strain Tuebingen ecotype United States chromosome 25, GRCz12tu, whole genome shotgun sequence genomic window:
- the rab19 gene encoding ras-related protein Rab-19 isoform X1, which yields MCSLSSPADDVSVCVRAFAVYTPYCRFHPSFSHLTSLDWRYYGDAVVQDVSFPGIQSAGREDEERCDFLFKIILIGDSNVGKTCVIQSFRSAEVTELQHNTIGVDFTVRSIDVDGRRVKMQVWDTAGQERFRTITQSYYRSAHGAMIAYDLSRRDTFDSLPHWIQALEQYGAASLVLVLIGNKCDLEAQRQVLFEDACTLAERSGALAALETSAKHHHNIEEAFQLMARELLVRHGGIHYQDNQSDSPTVYLHSDSHPIEGEQLEKRSCDC from the exons ATGTGCTCATTGTCCAGTCCAGCTGAtgacgtgagtgtgtgtgttcgtgcTTTCGCTGTCTATACACCGTACTGTAGATTtcatccttcattttctcatctCACTTCTTTGGACTGGAGATACT aCGGAGATGCAGTGGTGCAGGACGTCTCTTTTCCAGGTATACAG TCCGCAGGGCGAGAGGACGAGGAGCGCTGTGATTTTCTGTTCAAGATCATCCTGATTGGGGACAGTAATGTGGGGAAGACCTGTGTTATCCAGAGCTTCAGGTCAGCAGAGGTCACTGAACTGCAGCACAACACTATTGGAGTGGATTTTACCGTGCGCAGCATCGATGTTGACGGCAGGAGAGTCAAG ATGCAGGTGTGGGACACGGCGGGACAGGAGCGTTTCCGCACCATCACTCAGAGCTATTATCGCAGTGCTCATGGCGCTATGATTGCGTATGATCTGAGCCGCCGCGACACCTTCGACTCTCTGCCACACTGGATTCAGGCGCTGGAGCAGTACGGAGCCGCCAGCCTCGTCCTCGTACTCAtcg GTAATAAGTGTGATCTGGAGGCGCAGCGGCAGGTGCTGTTCGAGGACGCCTGTACGCTAGCGGAGCGCAGTGGTGCTCTGGCCGCTTTAGAAACATCCGCCAAACACCATCACAACATCGAGGAGGCTTTCCAACTGATGGCCAGAGAACTCTTAGTGCGGCACGGAGGAATACATTATCAGGACAACCAATCAGATTCACCCACCGTCTACCTGCACTCTGACTCACACCCAATCGAAGGAGAACAGTTGGAGAAAAGGTCATGTGACTGCTAA
- the rab19 gene encoding ras-related protein Rab-19 isoform X4 — protein sequence MQWCRTSLFQSAGREDEERCDFLFKIILIGDSNVGKTCVIQSFRSAEVTELQHNTIGVDFTVRSIDVDGRRVKMQVWDTAGQERFRTITQSYYRSAHGAMIAYDLSRRDTFDSLPHWIQALEQYGAASLVLVLIGNKCDLEAQRQVLFEDACTLAERSGALAALETSAKHHHNIEEAFQLMARELLVRHGGIHYQDNQSDSPTVYLHSDSHPIEGEQLEKRSCDC from the exons ATGCAGTGGTGCAGGACGTCTCTTTTCCAG TCCGCAGGGCGAGAGGACGAGGAGCGCTGTGATTTTCTGTTCAAGATCATCCTGATTGGGGACAGTAATGTGGGGAAGACCTGTGTTATCCAGAGCTTCAGGTCAGCAGAGGTCACTGAACTGCAGCACAACACTATTGGAGTGGATTTTACCGTGCGCAGCATCGATGTTGACGGCAGGAGAGTCAAG ATGCAGGTGTGGGACACGGCGGGACAGGAGCGTTTCCGCACCATCACTCAGAGCTATTATCGCAGTGCTCATGGCGCTATGATTGCGTATGATCTGAGCCGCCGCGACACCTTCGACTCTCTGCCACACTGGATTCAGGCGCTGGAGCAGTACGGAGCCGCCAGCCTCGTCCTCGTACTCAtcg GTAATAAGTGTGATCTGGAGGCGCAGCGGCAGGTGCTGTTCGAGGACGCCTGTACGCTAGCGGAGCGCAGTGGTGCTCTGGCCGCTTTAGAAACATCCGCCAAACACCATCACAACATCGAGGAGGCTTTCCAACTGATGGCCAGAGAACTCTTAGTGCGGCACGGAGGAATACATTATCAGGACAACCAATCAGATTCACCCACCGTCTACCTGCACTCTGACTCACACCCAATCGAAGGAGAACAGTTGGAGAAAAGGTCATGTGACTGCTAA
- the rab19 gene encoding ras-related protein Rab-19 isoform X3 has protein sequence MCSLSSPADDTEMQWCRTSLFQSAGREDEERCDFLFKIILIGDSNVGKTCVIQSFRSAEVTELQHNTIGVDFTVRSIDVDGRRVKMQVWDTAGQERFRTITQSYYRSAHGAMIAYDLSRRDTFDSLPHWIQALEQYGAASLVLVLIGNKCDLEAQRQVLFEDACTLAERSGALAALETSAKHHHNIEEAFQLMARELLVRHGGIHYQDNQSDSPTVYLHSDSHPIEGEQLEKRSCDC, from the exons ATGTGCTCATTGTCCAGTCCAGCTGAtgac aCGGAGATGCAGTGGTGCAGGACGTCTCTTTTCCAG TCCGCAGGGCGAGAGGACGAGGAGCGCTGTGATTTTCTGTTCAAGATCATCCTGATTGGGGACAGTAATGTGGGGAAGACCTGTGTTATCCAGAGCTTCAGGTCAGCAGAGGTCACTGAACTGCAGCACAACACTATTGGAGTGGATTTTACCGTGCGCAGCATCGATGTTGACGGCAGGAGAGTCAAG ATGCAGGTGTGGGACACGGCGGGACAGGAGCGTTTCCGCACCATCACTCAGAGCTATTATCGCAGTGCTCATGGCGCTATGATTGCGTATGATCTGAGCCGCCGCGACACCTTCGACTCTCTGCCACACTGGATTCAGGCGCTGGAGCAGTACGGAGCCGCCAGCCTCGTCCTCGTACTCAtcg GTAATAAGTGTGATCTGGAGGCGCAGCGGCAGGTGCTGTTCGAGGACGCCTGTACGCTAGCGGAGCGCAGTGGTGCTCTGGCCGCTTTAGAAACATCCGCCAAACACCATCACAACATCGAGGAGGCTTTCCAACTGATGGCCAGAGAACTCTTAGTGCGGCACGGAGGAATACATTATCAGGACAACCAATCAGATTCACCCACCGTCTACCTGCACTCTGACTCACACCCAATCGAAGGAGAACAGTTGGAGAAAAGGTCATGTGACTGCTAA
- the rab19 gene encoding ras-related protein Rab-19 isoform X5, translating into MQWCRTSLFQSAGREDEERCDFLFKIILIGDSNVGKTCVIQSFRSAEVTELQHNTIGVDFTVRSIDVDGRRVKVWDTAGQERFRTITQSYYRSAHGAMIAYDLSRRDTFDSLPHWIQALEQYGAASLVLVLIGNKCDLEAQRQVLFEDACTLAERSGALAALETSAKHHHNIEEAFQLMARELLVRHGGIHYQDNQSDSPTVYLHSDSHPIEGEQLEKRSCDC; encoded by the exons ATGCAGTGGTGCAGGACGTCTCTTTTCCAG TCCGCAGGGCGAGAGGACGAGGAGCGCTGTGATTTTCTGTTCAAGATCATCCTGATTGGGGACAGTAATGTGGGGAAGACCTGTGTTATCCAGAGCTTCAGGTCAGCAGAGGTCACTGAACTGCAGCACAACACTATTGGAGTGGATTTTACCGTGCGCAGCATCGATGTTGACGGCAGGAGAGTCAAG GTGTGGGACACGGCGGGACAGGAGCGTTTCCGCACCATCACTCAGAGCTATTATCGCAGTGCTCATGGCGCTATGATTGCGTATGATCTGAGCCGCCGCGACACCTTCGACTCTCTGCCACACTGGATTCAGGCGCTGGAGCAGTACGGAGCCGCCAGCCTCGTCCTCGTACTCAtcg GTAATAAGTGTGATCTGGAGGCGCAGCGGCAGGTGCTGTTCGAGGACGCCTGTACGCTAGCGGAGCGCAGTGGTGCTCTGGCCGCTTTAGAAACATCCGCCAAACACCATCACAACATCGAGGAGGCTTTCCAACTGATGGCCAGAGAACTCTTAGTGCGGCACGGAGGAATACATTATCAGGACAACCAATCAGATTCACCCACCGTCTACCTGCACTCTGACTCACACCCAATCGAAGGAGAACAGTTGGAGAAAAGGTCATGTGACTGCTAA
- the rab19 gene encoding ras-related protein Rab-19 isoform X2: MCSLSSPADDVSVCVRAFAVYTPYCRFHPSFSHLTSLDWRYYGDAVVQDVSFPGIQSAGREDEERCDFLFKIILIGDSNVGKTCVIQSFRSAEVTELQHNTIGVDFTVRSIDVDGRRVKVWDTAGQERFRTITQSYYRSAHGAMIAYDLSRRDTFDSLPHWIQALEQYGAASLVLVLIGNKCDLEAQRQVLFEDACTLAERSGALAALETSAKHHHNIEEAFQLMARELLVRHGGIHYQDNQSDSPTVYLHSDSHPIEGEQLEKRSCDC; encoded by the exons ATGTGCTCATTGTCCAGTCCAGCTGAtgacgtgagtgtgtgtgttcgtgcTTTCGCTGTCTATACACCGTACTGTAGATTtcatccttcattttctcatctCACTTCTTTGGACTGGAGATACT aCGGAGATGCAGTGGTGCAGGACGTCTCTTTTCCAGGTATACAG TCCGCAGGGCGAGAGGACGAGGAGCGCTGTGATTTTCTGTTCAAGATCATCCTGATTGGGGACAGTAATGTGGGGAAGACCTGTGTTATCCAGAGCTTCAGGTCAGCAGAGGTCACTGAACTGCAGCACAACACTATTGGAGTGGATTTTACCGTGCGCAGCATCGATGTTGACGGCAGGAGAGTCAAG GTGTGGGACACGGCGGGACAGGAGCGTTTCCGCACCATCACTCAGAGCTATTATCGCAGTGCTCATGGCGCTATGATTGCGTATGATCTGAGCCGCCGCGACACCTTCGACTCTCTGCCACACTGGATTCAGGCGCTGGAGCAGTACGGAGCCGCCAGCCTCGTCCTCGTACTCAtcg GTAATAAGTGTGATCTGGAGGCGCAGCGGCAGGTGCTGTTCGAGGACGCCTGTACGCTAGCGGAGCGCAGTGGTGCTCTGGCCGCTTTAGAAACATCCGCCAAACACCATCACAACATCGAGGAGGCTTTCCAACTGATGGCCAGAGAACTCTTAGTGCGGCACGGAGGAATACATTATCAGGACAACCAATCAGATTCACCCACCGTCTACCTGCACTCTGACTCACACCCAATCGAAGGAGAACAGTTGGAGAAAAGGTCATGTGACTGCTAA
- the hdhd5 gene encoding haloacid dehalogenase-like hydrolase domain-containing 5 (The RefSeq protein has 3 substitutions compared to this genomic sequence) — protein MAQMFSRLNMLGIGWRGVRFSRKVTNAAVSAQTQRRYSTDVDEQNRHLFGLLFDIDGVLVRGRTPIPAAKQCFRNLVDGDGKYKVPVVFVTNAGNALRQTKAEQLSHLLEVEVSPEQVVLSHSPLRVFTQFHDMCVLVSGQGPVVEVAHNVGFKNVVTIDMLREAYPLLDVVDHHRRPKDTIPQTKDLPHIDAVILFGEPIRWETNLQLIVDVLLTNGRPGNPVTSLHYPHIPVLACNMDLLWMAEAKNPRFGHGMFLVCLESIYKKITGCELKYEALIGKPSVVTYNYAELLIREQAEKLGWTRPVQRLYAIGDNPMADIYGANLYNRYLKAMNRSRTPQVQAQGGVSGQMAADLHCDDAKCSGQVMVGGSFEHCLPEACSSILVCTGVYNRDMPTDPQETLTEHRIFHGHRDFRFDPSLTQPSFIVNDVRDGVELVFQLEGWPLE, from the exons ATGGCACAGATGTTTTCCCGCTTGAACATGTTGGGAATCGGGTGGAGAGGCGTCAGATTCAGCAGGAAAGTCACTAATGCAGCTGTTTCTGCGCAGACGCAGCGCCGCTACAGCACA GATGTGGATGAGCAGAACCGCCACTTGTTTGGCCTTCTGTTTGACATTGACGGAGTGCTGGTGCGAGGACGGACACCAATCCCGGCTGCTAAACAGTGTTTTAGGAACCTGGTGGATGGCGATGGGAAATACAAGGTTCCTGTGGTGTTTGTGACAAACGCAGGCAATGCTCTCCGGCAGACCAAAGCCGAGCAGCTGTCTCACCTTCTGGAGGTTGAG GTGTTGCCGGAGCAGGTGGTGCTGTCCCATAGTCCTCTGCGGGTTTTCACTCAGTTCCATGACATGTGTGTTCTGGTGTCCGGACAGGGACCTGTGGTGGAAGTTGCACACAA CGTAGGTTTCAAGAACGTGGTGACCATCGACATGCTGAGAGAGGCGTATCCTCTTCTGGACGTAGTGGATCACCATCGCAGACCTAAAGACACA ATTCCCCAAACTAAAGATTTGCCACAAATAGACG CCGTCATACTGTTCGGTGAGCCTATCAGGTGGGAGACCAACCTGCAGCTCATTGTGGATGTGCTCTTGACTAATGGAAGGCCTGGAAACCCGGTGACATCACTGCATTACCCACACATCCCTGTGCTGGCCTGCAACATGGACCTGCTGTGGATGGCAGAAGCCAAAAACCCTCG ATTTGGTCACGGCATGTTCCTGGTGTGTCTGGAGAGCATCTATAAGAAGATAACAGGCTGCGAGCTGAAGTACGAGGCTCTGATCGGAAAGCCCAGTGTGGTGACGTACAACTACGCAGAGCTGCTCATTCGAGAACAGGCGGAAAAACTGGGCTGGACTCGACCCGTCCAGAGACTCTACGCCATTGG tgACAACCCCATGGCTGATATTTATGGTGCAAACCTGTACAACCGATACCTCAAAGCGATGAACCGCAGTTGTACGCCGCAGGTCCAGGCGCAGGGTGGTGTATCCGGTCAGATGGCAGCAGATCTGCACTGTGACGATGCCAAATGTTCAGGACAGGTGATGGTGGGAGGCTCGTTTGAACACTGTCTGCCCGAAGCCTGCAGCTCCATCCTGGTCTGCACTGGCGTCTACAACCGCGACATGCCGACTGACCCTCAGGAGACGCTCACGGAGCACAGGATCTTCCACGGACACCGAGACTTCCGCTTCGACCCAAGCCTGACCCAGCCGTCCTTCATCGTTAATGACGTTCGGGATGGAGTGGAGCTGGTCTTCCAGCTGGAGGGTTGGCCCCTGGAGTAA
- the rab19 gene encoding ras-related protein Rab-19 isoform X7 gives MIAYDLSRRDTFDSLPHWIQALEQYGAASLVLVLIGNKCDLEAQRQVLFEDACTLAERSGALAALETSAKHHHNIEEAFQLMARELLVRHGGIHYQDNQSDSPTVYLHSDSHPIEGEQLEKRSCDC, from the exons ATGATTGCGTATGATCTGAGCCGCCGCGACACCTTCGACTCTCTGCCACACTGGATTCAGGCGCTGGAGCAGTACGGAGCCGCCAGCCTCGTCCTCGTACTCAtcg GTAATAAGTGTGATCTGGAGGCGCAGCGGCAGGTGCTGTTCGAGGACGCCTGTACGCTAGCGGAGCGCAGTGGTGCTCTGGCCGCTTTAGAAACATCCGCCAAACACCATCACAACATCGAGGAGGCTTTCCAACTGATGGCCAGAGAACTCTTAGTGCGGCACGGAGGAATACATTATCAGGACAACCAATCAGATTCACCCACCGTCTACCTGCACTCTGACTCACACCCAATCGAAGGAGAACAGTTGGAGAAAAGGTCATGTGACTGCTAA
- the rab19 gene encoding ras-related protein Rab-19 isoform X6, which translates to MQVWDTAGQERFRTITQSYYRSAHGAMIAYDLSRRDTFDSLPHWIQALEQYGAASLVLVLIGNKCDLEAQRQVLFEDACTLAERSGALAALETSAKHHHNIEEAFQLMARELLVRHGGIHYQDNQSDSPTVYLHSDSHPIEGEQLEKRSCDC; encoded by the exons ATGCAGGTGTGGGACACGGCGGGACAGGAGCGTTTCCGCACCATCACTCAGAGCTATTATCGCAGTGCTCATGGCGCTATGATTGCGTATGATCTGAGCCGCCGCGACACCTTCGACTCTCTGCCACACTGGATTCAGGCGCTGGAGCAGTACGGAGCCGCCAGCCTCGTCCTCGTACTCAtcg GTAATAAGTGTGATCTGGAGGCGCAGCGGCAGGTGCTGTTCGAGGACGCCTGTACGCTAGCGGAGCGCAGTGGTGCTCTGGCCGCTTTAGAAACATCCGCCAAACACCATCACAACATCGAGGAGGCTTTCCAACTGATGGCCAGAGAACTCTTAGTGCGGCACGGAGGAATACATTATCAGGACAACCAATCAGATTCACCCACCGTCTACCTGCACTCTGACTCACACCCAATCGAAGGAGAACAGTTGGAGAAAAGGTCATGTGACTGCTAA